One Dreissena polymorpha isolate Duluth1 chromosome 9, UMN_Dpol_1.0, whole genome shotgun sequence genomic window carries:
- the LOC127844375 gene encoding uncharacterized protein LOC127844375 isoform X1, translating into MVQRRTHEIVTRLHAELTDTGVHGLHGLFVHLTVIRHGLEHAPIQHRYTAARIAMVQRRTHEIVTRLHAELTDTGVHGLHGLFVHLTVIRHGLEHAPIQHRYTAARIAMVQRRTHEIVTRLHAELTDTGVHGLHGPYVHLTVTRHGLERATIQHRYTAAKIAMARRYKHMIVTRRHVDIFQRRFDGSVDFHRNFRNYEYGFGDVVGEHWLGLKYIYEITSNGYFQLRVNITRNDGRKAYDVYGNFRLQPGPRYTLNLGAQLKSHGVEPSSDTFFTTSSRTPVGSAFSTYDHDSDKFADGNCAELYKGGWWYNDCYMNINLNGLYQPGISKTTSMIYDGFPGLKSSTIMFKEIFKK; encoded by the exons ATGGTCCAACGACGGACACACGAGATTGTTACACGTCTCCATGCCGAG TTGACGGACACTGGAGTTCATGGACTACATGGTCTTTTTGTACATCTCACTGTAATCAGACACGGACTCGAGCATGCGCCAATCCAGCACCGCTACACGGCGGCAAGGATTGCCATGGTCCAACGACGGACACACGAGATTGTTACACGTCTCCATGCCGAG TTGACGGACACTGGAGTTCATGGACTACATGGTCTTTTTGTACACCTCACTGTAATCAGACACGGACTCGAGCATGCGCCAATCCAGCACCGCTACACGGCGGCAAGGATTGCCATGGTCCAACGACGGACACACGAGATTGTTACACGTCTCCATGCCGAG TTGACGGACACTGGGGTTCATGGACTACATGGTCCCTATGTACATCTCACTGTAACCAGACACGGACTCGAGCGTGCGACAATCCAGCACCGTTACACGGCGGCAAAGATTGCCATGGCGCGACGATACAAACACATGATTGTTACACGGCGTCATGTCGAT ATATTTCAAAGACGTTTCGACGGAAGTGTTGATTTTCACAGAAACTTTAGGAATTATGAATATGGTTTCGGCGATGTTGTTGGTGAACATTGGCTAG GACTTAAATACATCTACGAGATAACATCGAACGGTTATTTTCAACTTCGCGTAAACATAACACGCAACGACGGAAGAAAGGCTTATGATGTATATGGCAATTTCAGACTACAACCCGGACCTCGCTATACACTAAATCTTGGGGCACAATTAAAGTCGCATGGTG TTGAACCCTCCAGTGATACATTCTTTACAACCTCCTCACGTACACCCGTTGGAAGTGCCTTCAGTACGTATGATCATGACTCCGACAAGTTCGCGGATGGCAATTGTGCTGAATTGTACAAAGGTGGATGGTGGTATAATGATTGTTACATGAATATTAACCTTAATGGTTTGTATCAGCCCGGAATCAGTAAAACGACGTCAATGATTTACGACGGGTTCCCAGGGCTCAAGTCAAGCACGATCATGTTTAAAGAGATCTTCAAGAAATAA
- the LOC127844375 gene encoding fibroleukin-like isoform X3, translating to MVQRRTHEIVTRLHAELTDTGVHGLHGLFVHLTVIRHGLEHAPIQHRYTAARIAMVQRRTHEIVTRLHAELTDTGVHGLHGPYVHLTVTRHGLERATIQHRYTAAKIAMARRYKHMIVTRRHVDIFQRRFDGSVDFHRNFRNYEYGFGDVVGEHWLGLKYIYEITSNGYFQLRVNITRNDGRKAYDVYGNFRLQPGPRYTLNLGAQLKSHGVEPSSDTFFTTSSRTPVGSAFSTYDHDSDKFADGNCAELYKGGWWYNDCYMNINLNGLYQPGISKTTSMIYDGFPGLKSSTIMFKEIFKK from the exons ATGGTCCAACGACGGACACACGAGATTGTTACACGTCTCCATGCCGAG TTGACGGACACTGGAGTTCATGGACTACATGGTCTTTTTGTACACCTCACTGTAATCAGACACGGACTCGAGCATGCGCCAATCCAGCACCGCTACACGGCGGCAAGGATTGCCATGGTCCAACGACGGACACACGAGATTGTTACACGTCTCCATGCCGAG TTGACGGACACTGGGGTTCATGGACTACATGGTCCCTATGTACATCTCACTGTAACCAGACACGGACTCGAGCGTGCGACAATCCAGCACCGTTACACGGCGGCAAAGATTGCCATGGCGCGACGATACAAACACATGATTGTTACACGGCGTCATGTCGAT ATATTTCAAAGACGTTTCGACGGAAGTGTTGATTTTCACAGAAACTTTAGGAATTATGAATATGGTTTCGGCGATGTTGTTGGTGAACATTGGCTAG GACTTAAATACATCTACGAGATAACATCGAACGGTTATTTTCAACTTCGCGTAAACATAACACGCAACGACGGAAGAAAGGCTTATGATGTATATGGCAATTTCAGACTACAACCCGGACCTCGCTATACACTAAATCTTGGGGCACAATTAAAGTCGCATGGTG TTGAACCCTCCAGTGATACATTCTTTACAACCTCCTCACGTACACCCGTTGGAAGTGCCTTCAGTACGTATGATCATGACTCCGACAAGTTCGCGGATGGCAATTGTGCTGAATTGTACAAAGGTGGATGGTGGTATAATGATTGTTACATGAATATTAACCTTAATGGTTTGTATCAGCCCGGAATCAGTAAAACGACGTCAATGATTTACGACGGGTTCCCAGGGCTCAAGTCAAGCACGATCATGTTTAAAGAGATCTTCAAGAAATAA
- the LOC127844375 gene encoding fibroleukin-like isoform X2: MVQRRTHEIVTRLHAELTDTGVHGLHGLFVHLTVIRHGLEHAPIQHRYTAARIAMVQRRTHEIVTRLHAELTDTGVHGLHGPYVHLTVTRHGLERATIQHRYTAAKIAMARRYKHMIVTRRHVDIFQRRFDGSVDFHRNFRNYEYGFGDVVGEHWLGLKYIYEITSNGYFQLRVNITRNDGRKAYDVYGNFRLQPGPRYTLNLGAQLKSHGVEPSSDTFFTTSSRTPVGSAFSTYDHDSDKFADGNCAELYKGGWWYNDCYMNINLNGLYQPGISKTTSMIYDGFPGLKSSTIMFKEIFKK, from the exons ATGGTCCAACGACGGACACACGAGATTGTTACACGTCTCCATGCCGAG TTGACGGACACTGGAGTTCATGGACTACATGGTCTTTTTGTACATCTCACTGTAATCAGACACGGACTCGAGCATGCGCCAATCCAGCACCGCTACACGGCGGCAAGGATTGCCATGGTCCAACGACGGACACACGAGATTGTTACACGTCTCCATGCCGAG TTGACGGACACTGGGGTTCATGGACTACATGGTCCCTATGTACATCTCACTGTAACCAGACACGGACTCGAGCGTGCGACAATCCAGCACCGTTACACGGCGGCAAAGATTGCCATGGCGCGACGATACAAACACATGATTGTTACACGGCGTCATGTCGAT ATATTTCAAAGACGTTTCGACGGAAGTGTTGATTTTCACAGAAACTTTAGGAATTATGAATATGGTTTCGGCGATGTTGTTGGTGAACATTGGCTAG GACTTAAATACATCTACGAGATAACATCGAACGGTTATTTTCAACTTCGCGTAAACATAACACGCAACGACGGAAGAAAGGCTTATGATGTATATGGCAATTTCAGACTACAACCCGGACCTCGCTATACACTAAATCTTGGGGCACAATTAAAGTCGCATGGTG TTGAACCCTCCAGTGATACATTCTTTACAACCTCCTCACGTACACCCGTTGGAAGTGCCTTCAGTACGTATGATCATGACTCCGACAAGTTCGCGGATGGCAATTGTGCTGAATTGTACAAAGGTGGATGGTGGTATAATGATTGTTACATGAATATTAACCTTAATGGTTTGTATCAGCCCGGAATCAGTAAAACGACGTCAATGATTTACGACGGGTTCCCAGGGCTCAAGTCAAGCACGATCATGTTTAAAGAGATCTTCAAGAAATAA